The sequence GTTTGGTGTAGAGATGTGGTTCTCAGCCCATTCTATAAGAGTGAACAGTTAATTACATGCTCGGTGAAATTGGCTGATCATGACGAGGAGTTTTGGATAAtatttggagattttaatgacaCTTTAGATATCTTGGAGCATTCTCAAGTGGATGATCATCCGCTGATCACTTTAGGAATGCAGGATTTCAAGGGGATGGTAAGTTATGGTGCTTTAACGGATTTAGCTGCCCATGGACCTCTCTACACCTGGTCTAATAAAAGGGAGAATGGCTTAATATCTAAGTAACTTGATAGAGTTTTGGTAAATGATATTTGGAGGCAATTATATTCGGCGTCTTATAGTGTTATTGAGGTTGGGGGATGCTCGGACCTCTTATGCTGTCGCATACATTTGAATATGGATTAACCCAATGTCGTAAACCGTTTAAGTTTTTCAATGTGAGTATCAGGTTGGAAGAATTTAAACCACTGGTTGATAActtttggaaggaaactgagccTCTTCATATGTCCACTACTACTCTCTTTCGGTTCTCTAAGAAGTTGAAGGCTTTAAAGCCGGTGTTGAGACAGTTGACAAAGGAAAAAATGGGTAACTTGgtcaagaaaacaaactaaGATTATGAGGATTTGTGTAAGAAGcaggaagcatattaatcttatttcctgctcattcgttgttggaagcatattaatcttatttacaTTGGTTCtaaaccattgtctaaaaaacttctagccgatgtgggatattgtgcttagttctttgatttccataaatttaaaatttcctttttctaaaaaattctgtaaattaaaaaaatgttaatgaatgatatgtcaaatcatgataggttgtttaaaataattcttaatatagataattctggaaattgtataaaatgttaataagtgatatgtgaacggccttaggagcttatagctcttactttttattagtatagattatggTTTCCTCAAAGTCATCTCTCTCCCTTTCCCGGAAAACATCACCGGAATCCCTCCCGGCGTCGAGAGCACGGACAAGCTCCCTTCCATGTCACTCTACGTGCCTTTCACGCGCGCCACGAAGCTTATCCAACCATTCGTTGAAGAAACACTCAAGAATCTTCCACAAGTTTCATTTATGGTCTCAGATGGATTCCTCTGGTGGACATCAGAATCTGCAGCTAAGTTCAAGATTCCTAGGTTGGTCTTCTACGGCATTAACTCTTACGCCTCCGCTGTCTGCATGTCTGTTTTCAAACACAATCTCTTTACCGAACCGGATACAAAATCTGATATCGAACCGGTGGCTGTACCGGACTTTCCATGGATCCAGGTCAAAAAGTGTGATTTGAACATTGGTACTACCATCGTTCCGGGTCCAGCGCTCGAACTATTTACGGACCAAATCATGTCGACCACTACAAGCCATGGGTTTTTAGTAAATAGCTTCTACGAGCTTGAGTCAAAATTCGTTGACTACACCAACTCTAATAGAAAAAAGTCGTGGTGTGTTGGTCCACTGTGTTTGACAGATCCTCCTAATAAACGAGGGAGTACTAAACCGGCTTGGATCCGTTGGTTGGATCGGAAGCTAGAGGAAGGGCGTCCGGTTTTGTACGTGGCGTTTGGAACGCAGGCAGAGTTATCGAACAAGCAGCTAATGGAACTAGCTTTAGGCTTGGAAGATTCAAAGGTACGTACTCTAAGTCTCTAACCAACCGTCCAACCCAATGAAATGGTTATAAAAGTTAGATGTCTATTCatctatatatttacaagtttCTGATTGA comes from Camelina sativa cultivar DH55 chromosome 19, Cs, whole genome shotgun sequence and encodes:
- the LOC104766992 gene encoding UDP-glycosyltransferase 90A1-like (The sequence of the model RefSeq protein was modified relative to this genomic sequence to represent the inferred CDS: added 204 bases not found in genome assembly), coding for MAVSRHHHVVLFPYMAKGHTIPLLQFGRLLLSHCGKEQTISVTVFTTPKNQPFVSKFLSDTPEIKVISLPFPENITGIPPGVESTDKLPSMSLYVPFTRATKLIQPFVEETLKNLPQVSFMVSDGFLWWTSESAAKFKIPRLVFYGINSYASAVCMSVFKHNLFTEPDTKSDIEPVAVPDFPWIQVKKCDLNIGTTIVPGPALELFTDQIMSTTTSHGFLVNSFYELESKFVDYTNSNRKKSWCVGPLCLTDPPNKRGSTKPAWIRWLDRKLEEGRPVLYVAFGTQAELSNKQLMELALGLEDSKVNFLWVTRXDVEEILGEGFKNRIRESGMIVRDWVDQWEILSHESVNGFLSHCGWNSAQESICVGVPLLAWPMMAEQPLNAKMVVEEIKVGVRVETKDGSLEGFVTREELTQKIKELMEGETGKIARKNVKEYSKMAKAALVEGTGSSWKNLDLILQELCKSRESNVAND